One window of the Salminus brasiliensis chromosome 1, fSalBra1.hap2, whole genome shotgun sequence genome contains the following:
- the rnf224 gene encoding RING finger protein 224: MMEDEVPASEVPAEPDEEAQPSRDSRKLDCIICYSAYNLGERLPRKLYCGHTFCQACLRRLDTVINEQMWIPCPQCRQNTPLPRGGAIGLDLDLAAFLGVKAEAENQRSSHQKTPLETKSSFVKQPITDQPPSAWANVALAEPRFHRSPCCRRCLLCCWWC, translated from the exons ATGATGGAGGATGAGGTCCCAGCGTCAGAGGTTCCAGCAGAGCCTGATGAGGAAGCCCAGCCCTCTAGGGACAGTCGAAAGCTGGACTGCATCATCTGTTACAGCGCCTACAACCTGGGAGAGAGACTCCCGAGGAAGCTCTACTGCGGCCATACGTTCTGTCAGGCCTGTCTGCGGCGACTGGATACAGTCATCAATGAGCAG ATGTGGATTCCCTGtccacagtgcagacagaataCCCCTTTGCCTCGTGGGGGTGCTATTGGGCTGGACCTGGACCTGGCTGCTTTCTTGGGTGTCAAAGCAGAGGCAGAGAACCAACGAAGCAGCCATCAGAAAACTCCTCTGGAGACCAAGTCTTCGTTTGTTAAACAGCCGATCACAGATCAGCCTCCCTCAGCCTGGGCCAACGTGGCACTGGCAGAGCCTCGCTTCCACAGGAGTCCATGCTGTAGGAGGTGCCTgctctgctgctggtggtgttaG
- the LOC140573493 gene encoding uncharacterized protein translates to MNLSLDNPYGNVTIPRAKLRPYGDSSTVILNPMTLESSYNGTSSQNPYGSFKPQGEQNPSGVPVYGEMRDGNQHPPPYNSQGTYNVKEDEEQVGRCYACCCRCRRKK, encoded by the coding sequence ATGAATCTTTCTTTGGACAATCCTTATGGCAATGTCACCATTCCCCGTGCTAAGCTGCGCCCATATGGCGACTCTAGTACAGTCATCCTCAACCCTATGACTCTGGAGAGCTCCTACAATGGTACCTCTTCCCAGAACCCTTATGGAAGCTTCAAACCACAAGGGGAACAGAACCCATCCGGTGTGCCCGTCTATGGAGAGATGAGAGATGGCAATCAGCACCCGCCTCCATATAACAGCCAGGGCACCTACAACGTGAAGGAGGATGAAGAGCAAGTGGGCCGCTGCTACGCCTGCTGCTGTCGCTGCCGGAGGAAGAAGTGA